Genomic DNA from Candidatus Koribacter versatilis Ellin345:
TCGTGGGCGCCCCGAAGATGGCGAAGATGCTGCGCGCGTTTTTCGCGAAACCGGCAAAGACCGGCAAACTCACGCACACGGAGTGGGCCGCCGAGGCGCAGCGCATTCTGCGGATAATGGGATGGCCGGGCGATGAAGGCGAGTTCTCGCTGAACAGTGAGGAGTTCCAGGTCAGCAAGAAGTGGGAAGAGTTGCTGAAGGATTTCTGCGCCCTCGACCAGGCTCTGCCCTTGAAAACAGCGAGCGAAATGCTGCGCGAGTTGGAGCGCGCCGCGGCCGAGGCGACCTTTGCGGCGGAGAACGAGGCAGCGCCGGTGCAGATTGTTGGCCCGCTCGCGGCCTCGGGCGAAACTTTCGATGCACTGTGGTTCTGCGGGTTGAGCGACGAGACCTGGCCGCAGAAGGGCCATCCGAATCCGTTCATTCCGTTTGCCCTGCAGAAATCAGCAGGGGCCCCGAACACGTCGGCGGAGTGGAACCTGCGCGATGGCGAACGCAGAACCGCACGCCTCTTGCAGAGTGCGAACGAGTGTGTGCTCAGTTGGCCGCAGAGAAACGACGACGGAGAGTTGCGGCCATCGCCGCTGCTGGCTGGGGTCCCTCCGGCGACTGACTTAGAAATCGCCGATGTACGCGACTGGAATTCCTTGCAGAAGGGCGCGTTGCTGGAGCGTTATGACGATGAGAAAGCACCGGCGATCGCGAACGAGGAACTAAAGCGACGCGGAACAACCGTATTGCAGTGGCAGTCGGGATGCCCGTTTCGCGCCTTCGCACAAACGCGGCTGGCGGCGGAGAAATTGGAAGAGAGTCCGCTGGGGGCGAATGCCATTGAGCGCGGCAACATAGTGGACACCGCGCTGCGGTTCGTGTGGGAGGAACTGCGGGAGTCGAGCAACCTCAACGGCGGAATCCCCACCATGACACTGGAATTCGTGATTGCCGGTGCGATCGAACGCGCGCTGCTGGAAGAATTTCCGTCCGGTGAAGAGAGTTGGCTGGTACGGCATCGCGAGATCGAACGCGAGCGGCTGAGCAAACTGGTGCACGATTGGCTCGATGTCGAGAGAAAGCGGCATCCGTTCCATTCGGTGCGCTCACAGGTCAACGTCACGGTTAAGCTTGGCGAACTGGAGTTGAAAGGTCGCATCGATCGCCTGGACCAAACGGTTGATGGCGAATATGTCGTCATTGACTACAAGACGACTCGCAAGGACCTGGCCACAAGCTTGTGGGAGATGCCGCGTCCGCAGGAGCCGCAGCTACCGATCTACGCAGTGGGGCAGCAATTGGAAAGCCACGAAGTCGCGGGAGTCGCCTTCGCGCAGGTGCGGGCCGGTAAACCGAAGTACAGCGGACTGGCAACGCGAAAAGAAATTTTCGGCGACAGCAAAAACCTTGCGAAGTTTGGCGAATTTGCAGAAACCCTGGCCACGTGGCAGCCGGAGTTGGAGAAGCTTGCGGGAGAACTGTTAGCCGGGCACGCGGAGGTGGATCCAAAAGTTCCGCCGGGGGTGACCAACACCACGTGCAGACACTGTCACCTGGGATCGCTGTGTCGCATCGCCGAGTTGCCGCTCATTGCCGATGAAGGCGGCGAGGAGGACAGCGATGAAGAGTAACGCGCGCCTCCAGCTGCAAATTGCGCCCGATGCCGACGAGCGCGCCAAGGTGCTCGACGCAACGCGGTCCTTCATCGTGCAAGCCCCGGCGGGCTCAGGCAAGACCGAGCTGTTGATGCAGCGCTATCTCACGCTTCTTGCGCACGAGAGTGTCACAACCCCAGAGAGCGTGCTGGCGATCACCTTCACGCGCAAAGCAGCGGCGGAGATGCGCAACCGCGTTTTGAAGGCGCTCGAGAGCGCCAACGGACCTGCGCCGGAGAGCGCCCACGCCTTACTGTCTTGGGAATTGGCGCGCAAGGTGATGGCGCGCGATCGTGCGATGGGGTGGAACATCCTGCAAAACCCCGAGCAGTTAGAGATCCGGACGGTAGATTCGTTTTGCGAGAAGATCGCGAACCGCACGCCGCTGCTTGCCGGCCTCGGGCGCTCGCCGGCCATCGCGGAAGATTTCGAACCCTTGTATTCCGAAGCAGCTCAGCGAACGCTCCTGATGCTCGGCGACGAAAAGGCCGAGACCCGCGAGGCAATGTCCCAAGTTCTGGCCGACCAGGACAACAGCTTCGACCGAGTGCAGGGCCTGATTGTCGAGCTCCTGAAACGAAGAGAGCAATGGGGGCGGCTGATTGGCGGGGCATACCAACGTTCGGAAGAAGAGCTGAATGCTACGCGGCAGGAGTTGGAGAGGGCATTACGCGACGCCATCGCGCACGAGTTGGAGGGAATACGGCAGCAGCTCTTAGAGGGTGTGCCGGCCCACGTTTTACAGGAATTGCTGGACACCGCGCGTTATGGAGCTGGAAATCTGGAGCCTGAACACGCGCTCAATCCGCTGCGTGACGTGAACCAACTCCCGGGCGCGTCGCCCGACGATCTTCCGCAATGGTTGGCCCTGGTGCACTTCTGCCTGAGCAAAGACAGGGATCTCCGCAAGCCGGGCGGTTACAACGTGAATATGGGTTTCCCGGCAGACTCCATGCACCGGGAGCGCAAAGATGCATGCCATCGCCTGATCGAGGCGATTGGCA
This window encodes:
- a CDS encoding PD-(D/E)XK nuclease family protein, with protein sequence MGSQQSRIDRAVALARAGATVIADNTRAARRLRLEAEWQVLQEKRVCATPDVLPFEAWIQRTWTDALLAGVVDRALLKANVVAALWREIVANSTPGRDLLSHNAAAEQAQQAWKLIFDYKLPRSRALYSETAESKAFHDWAEAFEERCEREGWIDSSAATEQIAARAEQLPNLPKQIVAFGFDRFTPAQEALWRALRNAGCEVTVLAPESESNKDHARGLACADPSDEIRTSALWARKKLEENPSARVGVIVPRLEGLRETFATIFEDVLHPENRLLTRTATARAFEISLGRPLSEHPMVRAALRILRLATSSLNAEEFSALLRSRYIAGGTNEASARALVDFELRRKLRATVTLAQVLSGKAEEKVVGAPKMAKMLRAFFAKPAKTGKLTHTEWAAEAQRILRIMGWPGDEGEFSLNSEEFQVSKKWEELLKDFCALDQALPLKTASEMLRELERAAAEATFAAENEAAPVQIVGPLAASGETFDALWFCGLSDETWPQKGHPNPFIPFALQKSAGAPNTSAEWNLRDGERRTARLLQSANECVLSWPQRNDDGELRPSPLLAGVPPATDLEIADVRDWNSLQKGALLERYDDEKAPAIANEELKRRGTTVLQWQSGCPFRAFAQTRLAAEKLEESPLGANAIERGNIVDTALRFVWEELRESSNLNGGIPTMTLEFVIAGAIERALLEEFPSGEESWLVRHREIERERLSKLVHDWLDVERKRHPFHSVRSQVNVTVKLGELELKGRIDRLDQTVDGEYVVIDYKTTRKDLATSLWEMPRPQEPQLPIYAVGQQLESHEVAGVAFAQVRAGKPKYSGLATRKEIFGDSKNLAKFGEFAETLATWQPELEKLAGELLAGHAEVDPKVPPGVTNTTCRHCHLGSLCRIAELPLIADEGGEEDSDEE